A window of the Tachyglossus aculeatus isolate mTacAcu1 chromosome 2, mTacAcu1.pri, whole genome shotgun sequence genome harbors these coding sequences:
- the LOC119921319 gene encoding uncharacterized protein LOC119921319 isoform X1 — protein sequence MAQEKEEPGSSVVEMGRIRSSSRSPDYADLDVVDAFSENFRPQGVLHPGAADDGHHGHHLHVSLRGAAQQVGAVQPLVHLCAFPSPVRPDHQPGLLRGAPAPPPPQLHPARTLYGAGGAAAGSRVRVLRGGSGAVGAGSHGLRQLRPVPVRPADQVGLHCGPGLPVGSGAGSPRLRDHRRHRPDPVAQDLVHIFWDPDLCNVPGGGHAAHAGRAPPLQPVPRGLCLCRPQPLPGHLHPLPADPGAHRTDALGRWLPETVRGLPLGV from the exons atggcccaggagaaggaggag CCCGGCAGCTCCGTGGTGGAGATGGGCCGGATCCGCTCCAGCTCCCGCTCCCCGGACTACGCCGACCTGGACGTAGTGGACGCCTTCTCCGAAAA CTTTCGTCCGCAAGGTGTACTTCATCCTGGCGCTGCAGATGACGGTCACCACGGGCATCATCTGCATGTTTCTTTACGT GGAGCCGCTCAACAAGTGGGTGCAGTTCAACCGCTGGTTCACCTTTGCGCTTTT CCCAGCCCTGTTCGGCCTGATCATCAGCCTGGCCTGCTTCGAGGAGCCCCGGCGCCACCTCCCCCTCAACTTCATCCTGCTCGGACTCTTT ACGGTGCTGGAGGGGCTGCTGCTGGGAGCCGTGTCCGC gtTCTTCGAGGTGGAAGTGGTGCTGTGGGCGCTGGGAGCCACGGCCTTCGTCAGCTTCGGCCTGTCCCTGTTCGCCCTGCAGACCAGG TGGGACTTCACTGCGGCCCTGGGCTTCCTGTGGGTTCTGGTGCTGGTTCTCCTCGCCTACGGGATCATCGCCGCCATCGTCCAGACCCAG TGGCTCAGGATCTTGTACACATCTTTTGGGACCCTGATCTTTGCAATG TACCTGGTGGTGGACACGCAGCTCATGCTGGGCGGGCACCACCGCTACAGCCTGTCCCCCGAGGACTATGTCTTTGCCGCCCTCAACCTCTACCTGGACATCTTCACCCTCTTCCTGCTGATCCTGGAGCTCATCGGACTGACGCGTTAGGCCGGTGGCTGCCGGAGACCGTGCGTGGGCTGCCCCTGGGCGTTTAA
- the LOC119921319 gene encoding uncharacterized protein LOC119921319 isoform X4: protein MAQEKEEPGSSVVEMGRIRSSSRSPDYADLDVVDAFSENFRPQGVLHPGAADDGHHGHHLHVSLRGAAQQVGAVQPLVHLCAFPSPVRPDHQPGLLRGAPAPPPPQLHPARTLYGAGGAAAGSRVRVLRGGSGAVGAGSHGLRQLRPVPVRPADQVGLHCGPGLPVGSGAGSPRLRDHRRHRPDPVAQDLVHIFWDPDLCNACPPRTMSLPPSTSTWTSSPSSC from the exons atggcccaggagaaggaggag CCCGGCAGCTCCGTGGTGGAGATGGGCCGGATCCGCTCCAGCTCCCGCTCCCCGGACTACGCCGACCTGGACGTAGTGGACGCCTTCTCCGAAAA CTTTCGTCCGCAAGGTGTACTTCATCCTGGCGCTGCAGATGACGGTCACCACGGGCATCATCTGCATGTTTCTTTACGT GGAGCCGCTCAACAAGTGGGTGCAGTTCAACCGCTGGTTCACCTTTGCGCTTTT CCCAGCCCTGTTCGGCCTGATCATCAGCCTGGCCTGCTTCGAGGAGCCCCGGCGCCACCTCCCCCTCAACTTCATCCTGCTCGGACTCTTT ACGGTGCTGGAGGGGCTGCTGCTGGGAGCCGTGTCCGC gtTCTTCGAGGTGGAAGTGGTGCTGTGGGCGCTGGGAGCCACGGCCTTCGTCAGCTTCGGCCTGTCCCTGTTCGCCCTGCAGACCAGG TGGGACTTCACTGCGGCCCTGGGCTTCCTGTGGGTTCTGGTGCTGGTTCTCCTCGCCTACGGGATCATCGCCGCCATCGTCCAGACCCAG TGGCTCAGGATCTTGTACACATCTTTTGGGACCCTGATCTTTGCAATG CCTGTCCCCCGAGGACTATGTCTTTGCCGCCCTCAACCTCTACCTGGACATCTTCACCCTCTTCCTGCTGA
- the LOC119921319 gene encoding protein lifeguard 2-like isoform X3 encodes MAQEKEEPGSSVVEMGRIRSSSRSPDYADLDVVDAFSEKSVRRAFVRKVYFILALQMTVTTGIICMFLYVEPLNKWVQFNRWFTFALFPALFGLIISLACFEEPRRHLPLNFILLGLFTVLEGLLLGAVSAFFEVEVVLWALGATAFVSFGLSLFALQTRWDFTAALGFLWVLVLVLLAYGIIAAIVQTQWLRILYTSFGTLIFAMPVPRGLCLCRPQPLPGHLHPLPADPGAHRTDALGRWLPETVRGLPLGV; translated from the exons atggcccaggagaaggaggag CCCGGCAGCTCCGTGGTGGAGATGGGCCGGATCCGCTCCAGCTCCCGCTCCCCGGACTACGCCGACCTGGACGTAGTGGACGCCTTCTCCGAAAAGTCGGTCCGCAGGG CTTTCGTCCGCAAGGTGTACTTCATCCTGGCGCTGCAGATGACGGTCACCACGGGCATCATCTGCATGTTTCTTTACGT GGAGCCGCTCAACAAGTGGGTGCAGTTCAACCGCTGGTTCACCTTTGCGCTTTT CCCAGCCCTGTTCGGCCTGATCATCAGCCTGGCCTGCTTCGAGGAGCCCCGGCGCCACCTCCCCCTCAACTTCATCCTGCTCGGACTCTTT ACGGTGCTGGAGGGGCTGCTGCTGGGAGCCGTGTCCGC gtTCTTCGAGGTGGAAGTGGTGCTGTGGGCGCTGGGAGCCACGGCCTTCGTCAGCTTCGGCCTGTCCCTGTTCGCCCTGCAGACCAGG TGGGACTTCACTGCGGCCCTGGGCTTCCTGTGGGTTCTGGTGCTGGTTCTCCTCGCCTACGGGATCATCGCCGCCATCGTCCAGACCCAG TGGCTCAGGATCTTGTACACATCTTTTGGGACCCTGATCTTTGCAATG CCTGTCCCCCGAGGACTATGTCTTTGCCGCCCTCAACCTCTACCTGGACATCTTCACCCTCTTCCTGCTGATCCTGGAGCTCATCGGACTGACGCGTTAGGCCGGTGGCTGCCGGAGACCGTGCGTGGGCTGCCCCTGGGCGTTTAA
- the LOC119921319 gene encoding protein lifeguard 2-like isoform X2: protein MAQEKEEPGSSVVEMGRIRSSSRSPDYADLDVVDAFSEKSVRRAFVRKVYFILALQMTVTTGIICMFLYVEPLNKWVQFNRWFTFALFPALFGLIISLACFEEPRRHLPLNFILLGLFTVLEGLLLGAVSAFFEVEVVLWALGATAFVSFGLSLFALQTRWDFTAALGFLWVLVLVLLAYGIIAAIVQTQWLRILYTSFGTLIFAMYLVVDTQLMLGGHHRYSLSPEDYVFAALNLYLDIFTLFLLILELIGLTR, encoded by the exons atggcccaggagaaggaggag CCCGGCAGCTCCGTGGTGGAGATGGGCCGGATCCGCTCCAGCTCCCGCTCCCCGGACTACGCCGACCTGGACGTAGTGGACGCCTTCTCCGAAAAGTCGGTCCGCAGGG CTTTCGTCCGCAAGGTGTACTTCATCCTGGCGCTGCAGATGACGGTCACCACGGGCATCATCTGCATGTTTCTTTACGT GGAGCCGCTCAACAAGTGGGTGCAGTTCAACCGCTGGTTCACCTTTGCGCTTTT CCCAGCCCTGTTCGGCCTGATCATCAGCCTGGCCTGCTTCGAGGAGCCCCGGCGCCACCTCCCCCTCAACTTCATCCTGCTCGGACTCTTT ACGGTGCTGGAGGGGCTGCTGCTGGGAGCCGTGTCCGC gtTCTTCGAGGTGGAAGTGGTGCTGTGGGCGCTGGGAGCCACGGCCTTCGTCAGCTTCGGCCTGTCCCTGTTCGCCCTGCAGACCAGG TGGGACTTCACTGCGGCCCTGGGCTTCCTGTGGGTTCTGGTGCTGGTTCTCCTCGCCTACGGGATCATCGCCGCCATCGTCCAGACCCAG TGGCTCAGGATCTTGTACACATCTTTTGGGACCCTGATCTTTGCAATG TACCTGGTGGTGGACACGCAGCTCATGCTGGGCGGGCACCACCGCTACAGCCTGTCCCCCGAGGACTATGTCTTTGCCGCCCTCAACCTCTACCTGGACATCTTCACCCTCTTCCTGCTGATCCTGGAGCTCATCGGACTGACGCGTTAG